One Microbacterium marinum genomic window carries:
- a CDS encoding energy-coupling factor transporter transmembrane component T family protein, translating into MARAHHDVLSVQWIKLELIRTAYATRGGLFAAMDPRAVVVWYIGLALVPWFTHNVTVLAGLFVLGVISVALARVGPLILGLFVIGAGFEILYLFIAAWLFGGNLDTLIALAVLNLKLGVVALASMAAFVSLDPEKLSDALLAFRAPQMLAFGVSYGYRMLPILVEQFSDVFESYRLRVAPPERPGLLGWRSGIQFVQMAVLSFYPIFLNTARSVRTTVEALETRGFTRSTDAGSSRRLRLARLRITPRDVIVPIVTAVGIVAAFSVGEMYPLYR; encoded by the coding sequence ATGGCTCGCGCGCACCACGACGTCCTGTCGGTCCAGTGGATCAAACTGGAACTCATCCGCACGGCGTACGCGACCCGCGGCGGACTGTTCGCCGCCATGGACCCCCGCGCGGTGGTCGTCTGGTACATCGGCCTCGCGCTCGTGCCTTGGTTCACCCACAACGTGACCGTGCTCGCCGGACTGTTCGTGCTCGGGGTGATCTCCGTCGCCCTCGCCCGCGTCGGCCCCCTGATCCTCGGCCTGTTCGTGATCGGTGCCGGGTTCGAGATCCTCTACCTGTTCATCGCGGCGTGGCTCTTCGGCGGCAACCTCGACACCCTCATCGCCCTCGCCGTACTGAACCTCAAACTCGGCGTCGTCGCGCTCGCGAGCATGGCGGCGTTCGTGTCGCTCGATCCCGAGAAGCTGTCCGACGCACTGCTGGCGTTCCGTGCCCCGCAGATGCTCGCGTTCGGCGTCAGCTACGGCTACCGGATGCTGCCGATCCTCGTGGAGCAGTTCAGTGACGTCTTCGAGAGCTACCGCCTGCGCGTCGCGCCGCCGGAACGACCGGGACTGCTGGGGTGGCGTAGCGGCATCCAATTCGTGCAGATGGCGGTGCTGTCGTTCTATCCGATCTTCCTCAACACCGCCCGGTCGGTGCGCACGACCGTCGAAGCGCTCGAGACGCGCGGCTTCACCCGTTCGACGGATGCGGGGTCCTCCCGGCGCCTCCGCCTCGCCCGGCTGCGCATCACCCCGCGCGATGTCATCGTCCCCATCGTGACGGCGGTCGGGATCGTGGCGGCGTTCAGCGTGGGGGAGATGTACCCGCTCTACCGCTGA
- a CDS encoding helix-turn-helix domain-containing protein translates to MADTPSSDAPRFSPVIALLAVSASWEAQLAAELRTLGISTRKFALLGHIGAEPGISFSELARRSHITVQSAHAAVHALVDDGLVADATAQAGAASDLSVTPKGDQVLRDAQDRLAQLDASLVRALPRVADSLGGIRAGVVE, encoded by the coding sequence GTGGCAGATACCCCGTCCAGCGACGCACCGCGCTTCAGTCCCGTCATCGCGCTGCTGGCCGTGTCCGCATCGTGGGAGGCGCAACTGGCGGCCGAACTGCGCACCCTCGGCATCTCCACCCGCAAGTTCGCCCTGCTCGGTCACATCGGTGCCGAGCCGGGCATCTCGTTCTCCGAGCTCGCCCGACGCTCGCACATCACCGTGCAGTCGGCGCACGCGGCCGTGCACGCGCTGGTCGACGACGGTCTCGTCGCGGATGCCACCGCGCAGGCGGGCGCGGCGAGCGACCTCAGCGTCACCCCGAAGGGCGACCAGGTGCTCCGTGACGCGCAGGACCGCCTCGCCCAGCTCGACGCCTCGCTCGTGCGGGCGTTGCCGCGGGTGGCGGATTCGCTCGGCGGCATCCGGGCAGGCGTCGTCGAATGA
- a CDS encoding DUF3817 domain-containing protein, protein MFRTPATLFRVLAIAEACSWTLLLAGLLIRALGGPSLAVTIGGGIHGFVFLSYGATAILVALNNRWGIGPAVVAVGSAIVPYATVPAEIWLRRSGRLAGAWRLEETDDPRDRRSIDRLLRWFLRHAVLLVALLVVAVVALYVVLLIVGPPGR, encoded by the coding sequence GTGTTCCGCACTCCCGCCACCCTGTTCCGCGTCCTCGCCATCGCCGAAGCCTGCTCCTGGACGTTGCTCCTCGCCGGCCTCCTCATCCGCGCCCTGGGCGGTCCGTCCCTCGCCGTGACGATCGGCGGCGGCATCCACGGGTTCGTCTTCCTGTCCTACGGGGCGACGGCGATCCTCGTCGCCCTCAACAACCGTTGGGGAATCGGCCCGGCGGTTGTGGCCGTCGGCTCGGCGATCGTCCCCTACGCCACCGTCCCGGCCGAGATCTGGCTGCGACGCAGCGGCCGGCTCGCCGGTGCGTGGCGTCTCGAGGAGACGGACGATCCGCGCGACCGCCGCAGCATCGACCGGCTCCTGCGCTGGTTCCTGCGGCACGCGGTGCTCCTGGTCGCACTCCTCGTGGTCGCGGTCGTGGCCCTGTACGTCGTGCTGCTCATCGTCGGCCCTCCGGGACGGTGA
- a CDS encoding methyltransferase, translating to MSTLEPFPFERLSRRPDAEGIGLVASDAADRLILDESASTRAAAGPGTIVVAGDAYGALALAAAYEGATGIRVHQDGVVGEQALARNAAELGLSDAVESVAWDAAALRGAEVVLVRLPRSLEALREIVGMIAAHASPEVTVFAGGRIKHMTLAMNDVIAESFTRLDISHARQKSRVLIARKPRPGWSPAPAAAREGDLEIRAFGGAFAGARVDIGTRLLLAHLPDAPLGGTADDPWIDYACGTGIVAAHLAMRHPEAWVYASDQSAVAVASARATAAANGVDARIAVERADALSGRPDSSASFIALNPPFHSGAAVSDQVAPRLFADAARVLRRGGELWCVWNSALQYRGVLERLVGPTRQVVRDRKFTVTVSTRR from the coding sequence GTGAGCACCCTCGAGCCGTTCCCCTTCGAGCGGCTCTCCCGCCGACCCGACGCCGAAGGCATCGGGCTCGTCGCCTCCGACGCCGCCGACCGGCTGATCCTCGACGAGTCCGCCTCCACCCGCGCGGCGGCGGGGCCGGGGACGATCGTCGTCGCCGGCGACGCCTATGGGGCTCTCGCGCTCGCCGCCGCATACGAGGGCGCCACGGGCATCCGGGTGCACCAGGACGGCGTCGTCGGCGAGCAAGCCCTCGCCCGCAATGCGGCGGAGCTCGGTCTCTCCGACGCCGTGGAGTCCGTGGCGTGGGATGCCGCCGCACTCCGCGGCGCGGAGGTCGTCCTCGTGCGGCTGCCGCGTTCGCTGGAGGCTCTCCGCGAGATCGTGGGGATGATCGCCGCACATGCCTCCCCCGAGGTCACCGTCTTCGCCGGTGGTCGCATCAAGCACATGACCCTCGCCATGAACGACGTGATCGCGGAGTCGTTCACCCGCCTCGACATCAGCCATGCGCGGCAGAAGTCCCGCGTCCTCATTGCTCGGAAGCCGCGGCCGGGATGGTCCCCCGCACCCGCTGCCGCGCGCGAGGGCGACCTCGAGATTCGGGCGTTCGGCGGCGCGTTCGCCGGAGCGCGGGTCGACATCGGCACGCGCCTGCTGCTCGCGCATCTGCCCGACGCCCCTCTGGGAGGCACGGCAGACGACCCGTGGATCGACTACGCGTGCGGGACGGGGATCGTGGCCGCCCACCTCGCGATGCGGCATCCGGAGGCCTGGGTATACGCGTCCGACCAGTCCGCCGTCGCGGTGGCGTCGGCTCGCGCGACGGCTGCCGCCAACGGCGTCGACGCCCGGATCGCGGTCGAGCGGGCCGACGCCCTCTCGGGACGCCCGGACAGCAGCGCGTCGTTCATCGCGCTGAACCCGCCGTTCCACAGCGGCGCGGCGGTGTCGGACCAGGTCGCGCCCCGCCTGTTCGCCGATGCAGCACGGGTGCTGCGCCGCGGTGGCGAGCTCTGGTGCGTGTGGAACTCCGCGCTGCAGTACCGCGGCGTCCTGGAGCGGCTCGTTGGGCCGACCCGTCAGGTGGTGCGGGACCGCAAGTTCACCGTGACGGTCTCGACGCGCCGCTGA